The following proteins come from a genomic window of Sesamum indicum cultivar Zhongzhi No. 13 linkage group LG10, S_indicum_v1.0, whole genome shotgun sequence:
- the LOC105172612 gene encoding protein EXORDIUM-like 2: MACNYRFATVSPLLLPLFVFLLFTSSSMAALVQQQPLVLKYHNGLLLKGTVTVNLIWYGKFTPVQRSVIVDFLQSLNSPATARPSVSSWWKTTENYKGGSGSSAIVVGKQFLDENYSLGKSLKNSHIVYLAAKGGHSGGAVNVVLTAKDVAVDGFCRSSCGSHGSTRGPARFAYAWVGNSETQCPGYCAWPFHQPLYGPQTPPLVPPNGDVGVDGMVINLATVLAGTVTNPFNNGYFQGPPTAPLEAVSACTGVFGSGAYPGYTGRVLTDKTTGASYNAHGVKGRKYLLPAMWDPRTSQCSTLV, from the coding sequence ATGGCGTGTAATTACCGTTTTGCCACTGTGTCTCCCCTGCTTTTACCACTCTTCGTCTTTCTCCTCTTCACCTCCTCTTCCATGGCGGCTCTGGTGCAGCAACAGCCCCTCGTCCTCAAATACCATAACGGCCTTCTGCTCAAAGGCACCGTTACTGTTAATCTCATCTGGTACGGCAAGTTCACCCCTGTCCAGCGCTCCGTCATCGTCGATTTTCTCCAATCTCTCAACTCCCCGGCCACAGCGCGGCCCTCCGTCTCGTCCTGGTGGAAGACGACGGAGAACTACAAGGGCGGTTCTGGTTCTTCTGCTATCGTCGTCGGGAAACAATTCCTCGACGAGAATTACTCCCTCGGGAAGTCCCTCAAAAATTCCCATATTGTGTACCTTGCCGCTAAGGGTGGGCACTCGGGCGGAGCGGTGAACGTCGTCCTGACGGCGAAGGATGTCGCCGTCGACGGTTTCTGCAGGAGCAGTTGCGGCAGCCACGGGTCTACTCGGGGACCAGCCCGGTTCGCGTACGCGTGGGTGGGAAACTCCGAAACCCAGTGCCCCGGCTACTGTGCGTGGCCGTTCCACCAGCCGCTGTACGGGCCGCAGACGCCGCCCCTTGTTCCCCCGAACGGCGACGTGGGGGTCGACGGCATGGTGATCAACCTAGCCACGGTTTTGGCGGGAACGGTGACGAACCCGTTCAACAACGGGTATTTCCAGGGACCGCCCACGGCTCCACTGGAGGCGGTCAGCGCTTGCACGGGCGTGTTCGGGTCGGGCGCTTACCCGGGATACACGGGTAGGGTGCTGACGGATAAGACAACGGGGGCTAGCTACAATGCGCATGGGGTGAAGGGCCGCAAGTATCTGCTGCCGGCGATGTGGGATCCTCGGACATCTCAGTGTTCAACACTCgtttaa
- the LOC105172823 gene encoding phospho-2-dehydro-3-deoxyheptonate aldolase 2, chloroplastic, with amino-acid sequence MSVVLMFGGQMPVVKVGRMAGQFAKPRSDQLEEKDGVKLPSYRGDNVNGDAFDEKSRVPDPQRMIRAYTQSVATLNLLRAFATGGYAAMQRVTQWNLDFTEHSEQGDRYRELAHRVDEALGFMASCGLTADHPVMTTTEFWTSHECLLLPYEQALTREDSTSGLYYDCSAHMLWVGERTRQLDGAHVEFLRGVSNPLGIKVSDKMDPNELVKLIDILNPENKPGRITVITRMGAENMRVKLPYLIRAVRRAGQIVTWVSDPMHGNTIKAPCGLKTRSFDAIRAEVRAFFDVHDQEGSYPGGVHLEMTGQNVTECVGGSRTITYNDLSSRYHTHCDPRLNASQSLELAFIIAERLRRRRIGTQRTLPSLRL; translated from the exons ATGAGCGTTGTCCTCATGTTTGGTGGTCAGATGCCTGTTGTTAAG GTCGGAAGAATGGCGGGGCAGTTTGCTAAACCGAGATCTGATCAGTTAGAGGAGAAGGATGGTGTCAAACTGCCAAGTTATCGTGGCGACAATGTTAATGGAGATGCTTTTGACGAGAAATCAAGAGTGCCAGACCCCCAGAGAATGATTCGGGCCTACACACAATCTGTGGCTACCCTAAACCTGCTAAGGGCATTTGCTACTGGAGGATATGCTGCCATGCAGAGGGTCACTCAGTGGAACCTTGATTTTACTGAACACAGCGAGCAGGGCGATAG GTACCGGGAACTGGCTCACCGTGTTGACGAGGCCCTTGGCTTCATGGCATCATGTGGTCTTACAGCTGACCACCCTGTCATGACCACTACAGAGTTTTGGACATCACATGAGTGCTTACTTTTACCCTATGAACAAGCACTTACCAGAGAGGACTCAACTTCTGGCCTTTATTATGACTGCTCGGCCCACATGCTCTGGGTTGGGGAACGAACAAGGCAACTAGATGGTGCTCATGTCGAGTTCTTAAGAGGAGTTTCCAACCCTTTGGGGATCAAG GTTAGCGATAAGATGGATCCAAATGAGCTAGTGAAACTCATCGATATTCTGAATCCTGAAAACAAACCTGGAAGAATAACGGTGATCACCCGAATGGGAGCTGAGAACATGAGGGTGAAACTTCCTTATCTGATTAGGGCAGTTCGTCGGGCAGGTCAAATTGTCACTTGGGTCAGTGACCCTATGCATGGAAACACCATTAAAGCTCCTTGTGGACTGAAGACCCGTTCCTTTGATGCAATCAGG GCTGAGGTGAGAGCATTCTTTGATGTGCACGATCAAGAAGGAAGCTACCCTGGAGGCGTGCATTTGGAAATGACCGGGCAAAATGTCACAGAATGCGTCGGAGGGTCTAGGACAATCACTTACAATGACTTGAGTTCACGCTACCACACCCACTGCGATCCAAGGCTTAACGCTTCTCAGTCTTTGGAGCTTGCTTTTATCATAGCTGAGCGCCTTCGGAGGAGAAGAATTGGAACACAACGCACTCTACCCTCTTTGAGGTTGTAG
- the LOC105172613 gene encoding polyadenylate-binding protein 2-like, producing MEGDVEMAAEEEGAAVELDDMKKRLKEMEDEAAALREMQAKVEQEMGAVQDPAAAAANQTNREEVDSRSVFVGNVDYSCTPEEVQQHFQSCGTVNRVTIRTNKYGQPKGYAYVEFLEPEAVEQAILLNESELHGRQLKVSAKRTNVPGMKQFRPRRSNPYMGFRSRTPYMPAPYMYSPYGYGKVPRFRVPMRYSPYF from the exons atgGAGGGCGACGTCGAGATGGCGGCGGAGGAGGAAGGGGCTGCCGTT GAGCTGGATGACATGAAGAAGAGGCTGAAGGAGATGGAGGATGAAGCGGCTGCGCTTCGGGAAATGCAGGCGAAAGTCGAACAGGAGATGGGTGCAGTTCAAG AtcctgctgctgctgcagctAATCAGACAAATAGGGAAGAAGTGGATTCTCGATCAGTTTTTGTTGGCAAT GTGGATTATTCATGTACACCGGAGGAAGTGCAGCAGCATTTCCAGTCTTGTGGTACAGTGAATAGAGTAACTATTAGGACTAACAAGTATGGACAACCAAAAGGATATGCATATGTTGAGTTCCTTGAACCTGAAGCTGTAGAGCAAGCTATTCTTCTGAATGAATCTGAACTGCACGGTCGCCAATTGAAG GTATCCGCCAAGAGGACCAACGTCCCAGGCATGAAGCAATTCCGCCCCCGGCGCTCCAATCCCTATATGGGCTTTCGATCTAGGACGCCATACATGCCTGCTCCATACATGTACTCTCCTTATGGATATGG GAAAGTTCCCAGGTTTAGAGTACCCATGAGATACAGCCCTTACTTCTGA